The proteins below are encoded in one region of Paenisporosarcina cavernae:
- a CDS encoding DUF899 family protein: MLKRSKEMEELEKEIAEKKKQLKELKKEEPYIPVQNYVFEGLNDKKIRLSDLFGESNELIVIHNMGKQCAYCTMWTDGFSGVYPYLTKKASFVVSSPDHSEVQREFALSRNWPFRMVSTTNSTFREDLGFKNDTQSIPGCSTFFKNEENEIFLVANEIFEPGEDYSSPWHFFDLLPSGSDSFNPKSVI; this comes from the coding sequence ATGTTAAAAAGATCGAAAGAAATGGAAGAATTGGAGAAGGAAATTGCAGAAAAAAAGAAACAATTAAAGGAATTAAAAAAAGAAGAACCTTATATTCCCGTGCAAAATTATGTATTTGAAGGATTGAATGACAAAAAAATTCGATTATCAGACCTTTTTGGTGAGAGCAATGAACTTATTGTCATACATAATATGGGGAAACAGTGTGCGTACTGTACGATGTGGACAGATGGTTTTTCCGGCGTTTATCCTTACTTAACGAAAAAGGCATCATTTGTTGTCTCTTCTCCAGATCATTCAGAAGTTCAACGCGAGTTCGCATTAAGTCGCAATTGGCCGTTTCGGATGGTTTCTACTACAAATAGTACGTTTAGAGAAGATCTGGGATTTAAAAATGATACGCAGTCCATTCCTGGTTGTTCAACATTCTTTAAAAATGAGGAGAATGAAATATTCCTTGTGGCAAACGAAATTTTTGAACCTGGTGAGGATTATTCATCTCCTTGGCATTTTTTCGATTTACTTCCATCCGGATCTGATTCTTTCAATCCAAAGAGCGTAATATAA
- a CDS encoding DUF2785 domain-containing protein, giving the protein MQKLKATLEHFIETNEIEISQPLLENMMENIGNTDAYLRDKLIFTSFYYFFDRGLLTSDQIEFIVERLVKEKLLVKGIHYSSSDDVFTRSFSSLLVALIFYFDAKSSLVKEEVLLPLIEDALLSIQLEKDTRGYVGEKGWAHAVAHSADMIASLAMHPLVKNTQKRQLLEGIERFLLLSSGYVDEEEDRLAFAFLELGKNHFTASEITKWLEELKHKADQLYEENKSTVESYYPRVAVRRFVTAAYFKLKKDEPENEMAELLHSFALELY; this is encoded by the coding sequence ATGCAAAAATTAAAAGCGACGTTAGAACATTTTATTGAAACAAATGAAATCGAGATTTCGCAACCGTTATTAGAAAATATGATGGAGAATATCGGAAATACCGATGCCTATTTACGCGATAAACTGATTTTCACTTCGTTTTATTACTTTTTTGATAGAGGGTTACTCACGTCTGATCAAATAGAGTTTATAGTGGAGAGACTCGTGAAGGAAAAGTTACTTGTAAAGGGCATTCACTATTCCTCTTCTGATGACGTATTTACTCGATCGTTTTCGAGTTTACTCGTAGCATTAATTTTCTACTTCGATGCAAAAAGTTCACTCGTAAAAGAGGAAGTACTCCTACCATTAATAGAAGATGCATTACTATCTATCCAATTAGAGAAAGATACGCGTGGATATGTAGGAGAAAAAGGATGGGCACACGCTGTGGCCCACAGTGCAGATATGATTGCGTCGTTAGCCATGCATCCACTCGTAAAGAATACTCAGAAAAGACAATTGTTAGAAGGTATCGAGCGATTTTTACTACTATCGTCCGGCTATGTGGATGAAGAAGAAGATCGATTAGCATTTGCATTTCTAGAACTAGGAAAAAATCACTTTACTGCTTCTGAAATAACAAAATGGCTAGAAGAGTTAAAACATAAAGCGGATCAATTATATGAAGAAAACAAATCCACTGTGGAGAGTTACTATCCTCGAGTTGCTGTACGTCGATTTGTGACAGCCGCATACTTTAAATTAAAGAAAGATGAACCAGAAAATGAAATGGCTGAGCTACTTCACTCCTTTGCTCTCGAGCTTTATTAG
- a CDS encoding DUF4083 family protein, whose protein sequence is MEYFYNLFIILLVVIGVASFTMFVRRLLINSSVKNRRLEMIEMKLDEMKELLLKEQSK, encoded by the coding sequence ATGGAATATTTTTATAATTTGTTCATTATCTTACTAGTTGTGATTGGTGTCGCATCTTTTACGATGTTCGTTAGAAGATTATTAATCAATTCAAGTGTGAAAAATCGTCGACTTGAAATGATCGAAATGAAACTTGATGAAATGAAAGAATTATTGCTAAAAGAACAATCGAAATAA
- a CDS encoding putative quinol monooxygenase, protein MFSLFGKFVAAEGKKEELQSVLLNAANSMQEVPTCLQYTIHINEEEPLAIYVFEVWESEVAHHDSLELDATKALIQQAMPLIAGMDRISKLQAVGGKGL, encoded by the coding sequence ATGTTTAGCTTATTTGGAAAATTTGTAGCTGCCGAGGGAAAGAAAGAAGAACTGCAGTCAGTTTTACTAAATGCTGCAAATTCGATGCAGGAAGTTCCAACTTGTTTACAATACACCATTCATATTAACGAAGAGGAACCGCTTGCCATTTATGTGTTTGAGGTGTGGGAATCCGAAGTAGCACACCACGATTCACTGGAGCTCGATGCCACGAAGGCACTGATTCAGCAAGCGATGCCTTTAATTGCAGGGATGGATCGAATTAGTAAACTACAAGCAGTAGGCGGTAAAGGGCTATAA
- a CDS encoding YjjG family noncanonical pyrimidine nucleotidase, with protein MYKYQTLLFDLDDTLLDFGAAEKMAFRSLLQSQNVEHSDEKEARYKEINKGLWKKFEEGALTRNEVIHTRFVQFFGEQSIEVDGVEMDRQFRHFLEEGKFFVEGAEEVISTLHHTHDLYIVTNGVSTTQAKRLKATGLRPYFTTVFVSEDTGFQKPMKGFFDYVFARIPNFDSSRTIIIGDSLSADIRGGNDAGIATCWFNPRGLTNETGIEPTYEIRQLDELYAIVGENENE; from the coding sequence TTGTATAAGTATCAAACATTGTTATTTGATTTAGATGATACGTTACTCGATTTTGGAGCAGCGGAAAAAATGGCGTTTCGTTCATTGCTACAGTCTCAAAATGTAGAGCATTCCGATGAGAAGGAAGCGCGATACAAAGAAATCAATAAAGGACTTTGGAAAAAATTCGAAGAAGGTGCCTTAACTCGAAACGAAGTAATCCATACCCGGTTTGTGCAATTTTTCGGCGAACAGTCGATTGAAGTAGACGGGGTCGAGATGGATCGTCAATTTCGACATTTCCTAGAAGAAGGCAAATTCTTTGTGGAAGGTGCGGAAGAAGTGATTTCTACGTTGCACCATACACACGATTTGTATATTGTGACGAACGGCGTATCTACTACGCAAGCAAAACGATTAAAAGCAACAGGGTTACGTCCATATTTCACAACCGTATTTGTTTCCGAAGATACCGGTTTTCAAAAGCCGATGAAAGGATTCTTTGACTATGTGTTTGCGCGCATTCCAAACTTTGATTCAAGTCGAACTATCATTATTGGAGATTCCCTTTCTGCCGATATTCGTGGCGGGAATGATGCCGGAATCGCCACATGTTGGTTCAACCCTCGTGGACTGACGAATGAAACCGGCATTGAGCCTACATATGAAATTCGCCAGTTAGACGAATTGTATGCAATTGTTGGGGAGAATGAAAACGAATGA
- a CDS encoding DMT family transporter, with translation MISGIFFALIAGSLVGLQNIFNNQVNQRVSSWTTTTLVLGLGFLASFIIGLFVEGAGMFHFQNMHVAYWFSGVIGVGVVTSMVLGLRHLGATFAISIALVSQLIFGLLWDTFGWLGLEKVPLTWQQIVGVSVMILGVLIFKLGGIKWRRKVIV, from the coding sequence ATGATTAGTGGCATATTTTTCGCGTTGATTGCAGGATCGCTAGTAGGTTTACAAAATATCTTTAACAATCAGGTCAACCAACGAGTGAGTTCTTGGACGACAACGACGCTTGTTTTAGGGTTAGGCTTTCTCGCATCCTTCATCATCGGCTTGTTTGTGGAAGGTGCTGGGATGTTTCATTTCCAAAACATGCACGTGGCGTATTGGTTCAGCGGCGTTATTGGTGTAGGGGTCGTGACGAGTATGGTACTCGGTTTACGGCATTTGGGGGCGACCTTTGCTATATCGATCGCTTTAGTTTCTCAGTTAATCTTCGGGCTCCTATGGGATACATTTGGGTGGCTTGGCCTTGAAAAAGTGCCACTCACTTGGCAACAAATCGTCGGAGTTTCTGTTATGATTTTGGGAGTGCTAATCTTTAAATTAGGTGGAATTAAATGGAGGCGGAAGGTCATTGTATAA
- a CDS encoding Crp/Fnr family transcriptional regulator, translated as MKQSNEAEKIETYLKRFQLHAIFNEQLIPRLSLRQFEVGERICSQGDESDYLFVLVKGKVKISTTSREGKNLILGFKTPVEVIGDIEYVRGTTILNTVEAVTAVEMLVVTRRDVDQFAGDDPNLLRFLLQIITQKFYIKSNALSFNLMYPVEVRLASYLLSSAFDDANSNVHQELKTSILPDAADLIGTSYRHVNRVIQRFTEEGIIRRDNGVMTILNRKKLEQLANNNIYE; from the coding sequence GTGAAGCAATCGAACGAAGCTGAAAAAATAGAGACATATTTAAAACGGTTTCAACTTCATGCTATTTTCAATGAACAATTAATCCCTCGGTTATCGCTTCGTCAATTCGAAGTAGGAGAGAGGATATGTTCTCAAGGCGATGAGAGCGATTACTTATTTGTTTTAGTAAAAGGGAAAGTGAAAATATCGACGACTTCTCGAGAAGGGAAGAATTTGATTTTAGGTTTTAAAACACCTGTGGAAGTCATAGGCGACATCGAATATGTGCGCGGGACAACGATTTTGAACACAGTCGAAGCGGTGACAGCAGTTGAAATGCTTGTCGTCACAAGACGAGATGTCGATCAATTCGCAGGGGATGACCCGAATTTGTTGCGCTTTTTATTGCAGATTATCACGCAAAAATTTTACATCAAATCGAATGCGCTTAGTTTTAATTTAATGTATCCAGTAGAAGTAAGACTTGCGAGTTATTTGCTGTCCTCTGCGTTTGATGATGCTAATTCGAATGTTCATCAAGAGTTAAAGACATCGATTTTGCCAGACGCTGCGGATCTGATTGGAACGAGTTACCGACATGTTAATCGAGTGATACAACGATTTACGGAAGAAGGGATTATTCGTCGGGATAACGGAGTCATGACCATTCTAAACCGAAAAAAGCTGGAGCAGCTTGCGAACAATAATATTTATGAATGA
- a CDS encoding DMT family transporter, producing MRGIIFSILGGLFITLQSVFNARISQDIGTWQTAMITQLTGFIAAILLLFLLKDKTARHLSKVKPLYLIGGTFGAVVVFSNIMAIHYIGVTLTIAAVLIAQLTVTFIIDKNGWFGVKAQRMGIPQTIGILLMISGVVILSM from the coding sequence ATGAGAGGAATTATATTTTCCATATTAGGCGGATTATTTATTACATTACAAAGTGTTTTTAATGCGCGAATTAGTCAAGATATAGGAACGTGGCAAACAGCGATGATCACCCAGTTGACAGGATTTATCGCAGCGATATTATTACTGTTTTTATTAAAAGACAAAACGGCACGTCATTTATCAAAAGTAAAGCCACTATATTTAATCGGTGGCACATTCGGTGCGGTCGTCGTTTTCTCCAATATAATGGCTATCCATTACATCGGAGTAACATTAACCATCGCGGCGGTTTTAATCGCACAGCTAACGGTAACATTTATCATCGATAAGAATGGTTGGTTTGGTGTAAAAGCACAACGTATGGGAATCCCACAGACAATTGGAATTTTGCTAATGATTTCAGGCGTTGTGATTCTCAGCATGTAA
- a CDS encoding transporter suffix domain-containing protein yields MEPSHETPSAPKSKTLYRIGLVFIGLSVILWLFLPVIPFLELSTGMKASIAAGTLIAAEIVFWVGALFVGKEVAQKFKRYLNPSNWKKRQEVQKEEEEK; encoded by the coding sequence ATGGAACCTTCACACGAAACACCATCCGCACCGAAATCGAAAACACTCTACAGAATAGGACTCGTCTTCATCGGACTTTCCGTGATACTATGGCTATTTTTACCCGTTATTCCTTTCCTGGAGCTATCCACTGGAATGAAAGCAAGCATTGCAGCTGGTACACTCATCGCAGCTGAAATTGTTTTTTGGGTCGGCGCTTTATTTGTTGGAAAAGAAGTCGCTCAGAAATTTAAACGCTATTTGAATCCTTCGAACTGGAAAAAACGTCAAGAAGTGCAAAAGGAAGAGGAGGAGAAATAA
- a CDS encoding zinc ribbon domain-containing protein YjdM, translating to MNAVPNCPKCGSEYTYEDSGLFVCPECAHEWSQVSEEVIEDGKMVKDANGNKLQDGDTISVIKDLKVKGTSMVIKIGTKAKNIRLIDSDHDIDCKLDGFGPMKLKSEFVKKVN from the coding sequence TTGAATGCTGTCCCAAATTGCCCCAAATGCGGTTCGGAATATACATATGAAGATAGTGGGTTATTTGTTTGTCCAGAGTGTGCTCATGAATGGTCACAAGTATCGGAAGAAGTAATAGAAGACGGTAAAATGGTGAAGGATGCCAATGGCAATAAGCTTCAAGATGGGGACACCATTTCAGTGATCAAAGATCTCAAAGTAAAGGGGACTTCTATGGTCATCAAAATAGGAACGAAGGCGAAAAATATACGTTTAATAGATAGTGACCATGATATCGACTGTAAGCTAGACGGCTTTGGACCAATGAAGTTGAAGTCGGAATTTGTGAAAAAAGTGAATTAA
- a CDS encoding GNAT family N-acetyltransferase, whose product MEVKYAVYRSITPEDVLSTIYAIYDEIFEDIDLFSEKLKEKKELLLVSAHVGSEVIGFKLGYQLNEEIFYSWLGGVSPAYRQAGIGQELMTIQHENLQELGYSCIQTKTMNKWRSMLILNIKNGFDIVDTYRKDNGEHRIVLEKKL is encoded by the coding sequence ATGGAAGTGAAATATGCGGTGTATCGTTCGATAACACCAGAAGATGTATTATCAACGATTTATGCAATATATGATGAAATCTTCGAGGATATCGACTTGTTTTCTGAGAAATTAAAAGAGAAAAAAGAGTTATTGCTTGTGAGTGCTCATGTAGGAAGTGAAGTGATTGGTTTTAAACTCGGATATCAGCTAAACGAGGAAATATTTTATAGTTGGTTAGGAGGAGTTTCGCCTGCTTATCGACAGGCTGGTATTGGACAAGAGCTGATGACTATTCAGCATGAAAACTTACAGGAATTAGGCTATTCATGCATTCAAACGAAAACGATGAACAAATGGAGAAGTATGTTAATCCTAAACATCAAAAATGGTTTTGATATTGTGGATACATATCGGAAAGATAACGGAGAACATCGAATCGTATTGGAGAAAAAGTTATAA
- the corA gene encoding magnesium/cobalt transporter CorA, which translates to MIRTLGVSKNNELLMDFLLEEAHSADFDWYWVDFNQPTPEESKLLDTFFHFHPLAVEDCLHRLQRPKVDYYDGYQFFVAHTLNKETLEAEEIDFFIGKNFVVTFHHEPINQVDRLRLRFPNHHETWDRGAIFVMYEILDKIVDDFFPLVHKIEDELNEIEDTMTYDMRHFSMDSVFDRRSDLLWMRRTILPMRDLIYRVLNSTRLDIKGHEHTYFSDILDHLVRLTEIVDSNRELTADIRDSYMAMNSTRMNRIMMILTIISSIFIPLTFIAGVYGMNFRHMPELETDYGYFITIGIMVVIAVLMLIWFKWKGWFNLFRN; encoded by the coding sequence ATGATTCGAACACTTGGTGTTTCAAAAAACAATGAACTATTAATGGATTTCCTTTTAGAGGAAGCTCATTCTGCTGATTTTGATTGGTATTGGGTTGATTTCAATCAACCAACACCTGAGGAGTCCAAATTACTAGATACCTTCTTTCATTTTCATCCACTAGCAGTCGAGGACTGTTTACACCGGTTACAGCGACCAAAAGTAGATTATTATGATGGCTATCAATTTTTCGTTGCGCATACGCTGAATAAAGAAACGCTAGAAGCCGAAGAGATTGATTTTTTCATTGGAAAAAACTTTGTCGTCACTTTTCATCACGAACCAATTAATCAAGTAGACCGCCTACGTTTACGTTTTCCAAATCATCATGAAACGTGGGACCGTGGCGCAATTTTTGTTATGTATGAAATTCTAGATAAGATCGTCGATGATTTCTTCCCATTAGTACATAAAATTGAAGATGAACTAAACGAAATTGAAGATACGATGACGTATGATATGCGTCATTTTTCGATGGACTCTGTTTTTGATCGACGCAGTGATTTGTTATGGATGAGACGTACAATCCTTCCAATGCGCGATTTAATCTACAGAGTGTTAAATTCTACTCGACTGGACATAAAAGGACATGAACATACGTATTTTTCCGATATTTTGGATCATCTTGTCCGACTGACCGAAATTGTTGATTCGAACCGAGAGCTCACTGCCGATATCCGAGATAGTTACATGGCGATGAACTCGACACGCATGAACCGAATTATGATGATTTTGACGATTATCTCTTCTATCTTCATTCCATTGACGTTCATTGCCGGAGTTTACGGCATGAATTTCCGTCACATGCCAGAACTCGAGACAGATTATGGCTATTTCATCACGATTGGAATCATGGTAGTAATCGCGGTGCTAATGCTTATCTGGTTCAAGTGGAAAGGCTGGTTCAATCTGTTTCGAAACTAA
- a CDS encoding DUF3221 domain-containing protein, with the protein MTKKKFTSLLVVALLLVLFAMVLFFFHIHTYSGTVIGVSEGSNGEKNSIWVVELNKNEHVEGKTKKELSETHKFGGTIYYLPSYYPDFLFDNLEIGDKVKIYSDDIFKLSSPGQNDAYWVRKLHD; encoded by the coding sequence ATGACAAAGAAGAAATTTACATCCTTACTTGTGGTCGCACTCTTACTCGTCCTTTTTGCAATGGTTCTTTTTTTCTTCCATATTCACACTTATTCAGGTACAGTCATTGGCGTTTCGGAAGGATCCAATGGTGAAAAGAATTCCATTTGGGTAGTGGAGTTAAACAAAAATGAACATGTGGAAGGGAAAACAAAGAAGGAATTATCTGAAACGCACAAATTTGGAGGAACCATCTATTACTTACCTTCGTATTATCCGGACTTTCTTTTCGACAACTTGGAGATAGGTGACAAGGTCAAAATATACTCTGACGATATCTTTAAACTGTCTTCCCCTGGTCAAAATGATGCGTATTGGGTACGAAAATTACATGACTAG
- a CDS encoding nucleoside 2-deoxyribosyltransferase — protein MKFYIAASLRNRELVREVSMSLSLKGHIHTYDWTKNKQIESIEDLARIGSEEIEGVAAADTVIVLLPAGKGSHIEMGMGIALGKRVIIYSENTDLNLLAETSTFYHVPEVEQVIGPIEGLYDYLENKGRRECK, from the coding sequence ATGAAATTTTATATTGCCGCTAGTTTGCGGAACAGAGAATTGGTCAGAGAAGTTTCGATGTCCTTATCGTTAAAAGGACATATACATACGTATGATTGGACGAAGAACAAACAGATTGAATCAATAGAAGATTTAGCTCGGATTGGTTCGGAAGAAATCGAAGGAGTAGCAGCTGCAGATACAGTTATTGTGCTCCTACCGGCTGGAAAAGGCAGTCACATCGAAATGGGAATGGGGATTGCCCTTGGAAAGCGTGTCATTATTTATTCGGAAAATACAGATCTAAACCTTTTAGCAGAAACTAGCACATTTTATCATGTGCCAGAAGTGGAACAAGTAATCGGTCCAATAGAGGGATTATATGATTATTTGGAGAATAAAGGTAGGAGAGAGTGTAAGTAA
- a CDS encoding DUF3231 family protein, whose protein sequence is MGILSGNAKDEPLHEGEVFGIWSYMLANNGLKSLYQLFINHAGDKELISLLKDAVQTIQTEENQTGELLKSNGIGLPPTLPDRPQATAEQIPVGARISDQEIMGILSMNVAQGLVACSMVMGQCLREDVGMMFGQFHAAKALMGAKVLRLTKEKGWVVPPPLHSTPEFSKA, encoded by the coding sequence GTGGGAATTTTATCTGGTAATGCAAAAGACGAGCCGTTGCACGAAGGAGAAGTTTTTGGGATATGGTCGTACATGTTAGCGAACAATGGACTCAAAAGTTTGTACCAATTGTTCATTAATCATGCCGGGGATAAAGAATTGATTTCTTTATTAAAAGACGCAGTACAAACGATTCAAACGGAAGAAAACCAAACAGGAGAATTGCTGAAATCGAATGGGATTGGACTACCTCCAACGTTGCCAGATCGTCCGCAAGCGACCGCCGAACAAATTCCAGTAGGTGCGCGAATTTCTGACCAAGAAATTATGGGAATACTGTCCATGAATGTTGCTCAAGGTTTAGTAGCCTGCAGTATGGTAATGGGACAATGTTTACGTGAAGACGTTGGGATGATGTTCGGCCAATTTCACGCGGCGAAAGCATTAATGGGTGCAAAAGTTTTACGTTTAACAAAAGAAAAAGGGTGGGTAGTTCCACCGCCACTGCATTCGACACCAGAATTTTCAAAAGCGTGA
- a CDS encoding carbon starvation protein A: MVTFLVGIVLLIVGYFTYGKFVEKVFGVKEDRATPAFTQADEVDYVPMNTKKNSLIQLLNIAGVGPIFGPIMGALYGPVAFIWIVVGAIFAGAVHDYLTGMISIRNRGAHLPELAGQYLGKIMKHVVNAFAVLLLLLVGTVFVTAPAGLLYNLMNGWMGMGLILAAIFIYYILATLLPIDKIIGRVYPLFGLLLIISAVGVGAGMVITGADIPELTLTNLHPDNVPIFPLLFLTISCGALSGFHATQTPIISRTTESEKQGRKIFYGMMIAEGVIAMIWAAAGMALFNGPVGLNELLAAGGPAMVVSEASTMLLGAIGGTLAILGVIILPITSGDTAFRSARMIIADYFKMGQSKILSRLWIALPLFILSYGLTKIDFTLLWRYFSWANQTTAVIALFVGAMYLYIAKKNYWISLIPGIFMLYTTMVYILNAPIGFRLDMGIAYIGATVITITLVATFFVAANKARADQIPLEEDVSGWSPSVARL; the protein is encoded by the coding sequence ATGGTTACTTTTTTAGTGGGAATCGTGCTTCTTATTGTAGGGTATTTCACTTACGGTAAATTTGTGGAAAAAGTTTTCGGAGTGAAAGAAGACCGAGCAACACCTGCATTCACGCAGGCAGATGAAGTCGACTATGTTCCGATGAATACGAAGAAAAACTCGTTAATCCAATTGTTGAACATTGCAGGAGTTGGACCGATTTTCGGACCAATTATGGGAGCATTATATGGCCCTGTTGCATTTATTTGGATTGTCGTGGGGGCAATCTTTGCAGGAGCTGTCCATGATTATTTAACTGGCATGATTTCGATCCGAAATCGTGGAGCTCACTTACCAGAACTTGCGGGTCAATATTTAGGTAAAATTATGAAGCATGTTGTAAATGCGTTCGCGGTATTATTATTACTTTTAGTTGGTACTGTATTTGTTACGGCACCAGCGGGACTATTGTATAACTTGATGAACGGTTGGATGGGAATGGGTCTCATTCTAGCGGCAATCTTCATCTACTATATTTTAGCAACGTTGTTACCAATCGATAAAATTATTGGTCGCGTTTATCCGTTATTTGGACTTTTACTGATTATCAGTGCAGTTGGAGTAGGAGCTGGAATGGTCATTACAGGGGCAGACATTCCGGAACTGACATTAACCAATTTACATCCAGATAATGTGCCAATCTTTCCATTGTTATTTTTAACTATTTCATGTGGAGCACTTTCAGGATTCCATGCCACACAAACTCCGATTATTTCTCGTACGACGGAATCGGAAAAACAAGGTCGAAAAATTTTCTACGGGATGATGATTGCAGAAGGTGTCATCGCCATGATTTGGGCAGCAGCTGGAATGGCATTATTTAACGGACCAGTCGGGTTAAATGAATTACTTGCAGCTGGTGGACCAGCAATGGTTGTCAGTGAAGCGTCTACTATGTTACTTGGAGCAATCGGTGGGACACTAGCGATTCTTGGTGTAATCATTCTGCCAATTACATCTGGAGACACAGCTTTCCGCAGTGCTCGTATGATTATTGCGGACTACTTCAAAATGGGGCAATCAAAAATATTGAGCCGCCTATGGATTGCATTACCACTGTTTATTCTTTCATACGGCTTAACAAAAATTGACTTCACATTATTATGGCGCTATTTCTCTTGGGCGAATCAAACAACCGCTGTAATTGCATTATTCGTCGGAGCGATGTATTTGTACATTGCGAAGAAAAATTACTGGATTTCCCTTATTCCAGGGATCTTCATGTTGTATACAACCATGGTGTACATTTTAAATGCGCCAATAGGATTCCGATTAGATATGGGCATAGCCTACATCGGAGCAACCGTGATTACGATCACACTTGTTGCGACATTCTTTGTGGCTGCGAATAAAGCAAGAGCAGACCAAATTCCACTAGAAGAAGACGTTTCCGGTTGGAGTCCTTCAGTCGCTCGATTATAA
- a CDS encoding LytR/AlgR family response regulator transcription factor yields the protein MNRIRALVVDDERYAREELIFLLKKHPAIHVIGEAESGDQAIMKAIQLQPDVVFLDVEMPKLSGMEVAKALVELKKVPFIIFATAYPQFAANAFRMNAVDYLLKPYDEDQLSQAIHRVEERLSRHVKQESNYLLGKLPVDQDGEIHYVDIDSILYLCREENVTKIVTEEADYDVRTPLKDLETRLSTYSFFRIHKSYLVNLHYITRLTPWFNGAYHLELHGRTEKLSVSRNYVKQLRERLEM from the coding sequence TTGAATCGTATTCGAGCGCTAGTAGTAGATGACGAACGATATGCACGAGAAGAATTAATATTTTTATTAAAAAAACATCCAGCAATTCACGTAATTGGAGAAGCCGAATCTGGAGATCAAGCGATAATGAAAGCAATTCAGCTCCAACCAGATGTCGTGTTTTTAGATGTGGAGATGCCAAAGCTTAGCGGAATGGAAGTAGCAAAAGCTCTAGTAGAGTTAAAGAAAGTACCATTCATCATCTTTGCGACAGCCTATCCGCAATTTGCGGCGAATGCTTTTCGAATGAATGCGGTGGACTATTTGTTAAAACCATACGACGAAGACCAACTATCACAAGCGATTCATCGAGTGGAAGAGCGCTTATCACGTCACGTCAAACAAGAGTCGAATTATTTGTTAGGAAAATTGCCAGTGGATCAAGATGGGGAAATCCATTATGTCGATATTGATTCCATTCTATACTTGTGTCGAGAGGAAAACGTGACGAAAATTGTGACAGAAGAAGCGGACTATGATGTCCGTACTCCATTGAAAGATTTAGAAACGAGACTTTCCACATACTCATTTTTTCGAATTCATAAAAGTTATTTAGTGAACTTACACTATATTACGCGTTTAACACCATGGTTTAACGGTGCGTATCATTTGGAACTACATGGAAGAACGGAAAAATTATCTGTCAGTAGAAACTACGTCAAACAACTAAGAGAGCGATTGGAGATGTAA